From Ignavibacteriales bacterium:
GTCCGCCAGTGACTCTCCACCAGGATCTCTTTGCCATCTCTTCTGGTGTGGACCTGCTCGCCGTTCCACTCTCCGAAGGCTGCAATATCCTCCATCGCCTCCAGGTATTGATTCTTCTTTGACGGTCCATGCAACAAGTCACTGATGGTTCTTCCCAGAACCACATCCCTCGGCCAGCCGTAGGTCAGCTCAGCACCCGCGTTCCAGAATGTCACGGCACCGGAATCATCCACAACCATGATCGCGTCCCGTGTCTGGTCAAGCAGTTCGCTTTGCTCCCTGTTCTTCTCTTCAAACAGTTTTCGCTGCGTAATGTCGATGACGACCGCCTGCGCGAGCTCATCGTCCTTCGTCACCTTTGCAGAGAATAAAACCCAGAGTTCCTTGCCGTCCATGCGGGCCGTCTGGATTTCAAGGCCTCTGATAAATCCATGTTCCGCAAGGGACTCGCGGATGCGCTGCAACGACTCGGACGGAAGATGATGGATGCAGCTCTGCAGCTCCTCCTGCGAGCTGCACCCGCAAATTGAGCGAATAGCCTCATTGGAATCGGAGACTGTCATCGCCTCCGGCGAGAACTTCATAATCCCCGCCAGGGCGTTGTCGAACAGGCTTCGGTATTTCTCTTCGCTCTTGACGACCTCTTCCAACCGGGCCCGTTGAGCCTGAAGCACGCGCTGATGGCTGCTCACCGTCACAAGAATGTAACCGACGGCGAAGACCAGCAGAAGGACGCTTCCGCCAAATATGACCCACAGAATGTCTAGCTCTGCGCCTTGCACAGGAATCCTTTTGCGTACATCAACATTGAAACGACGATAAGAATCCAATTAATGTGCCATGCAGTCTCGAAGTAACTGATTCCGAGTTTCAGGAGTTCGTTACTCAGCCCCATCACGGCAAAGCTGCCCGAGTAGTACACGATCGTCCCGCCTAAGACCCAAAACAAAGGTCGTTGCGGAAGCGTTGACGTGCTCGTTTTGAGAAACGCGCTAAACGTCACGATGGACATCGCCACCAGAAATATTGCCGTGATCATGGCAAGCTCGCTGCTCATCTTGTTTGGATCAGCGAAGAAGAGCTTGTGAAGTATCCAAAGGGCGAGGTACAATCCGCTGGACACCGCTAAGAATCTTCGCGCCCGTGGAGCAGAGATGGAGATGTGATAGAAGAAGCCAAGAAACAGCACTGTGAGCAAGAAGTACAAATCAGAAAGAAAGTAGTTGTTGACGCCAAGTCTACCAAGCACGAACTCCAAGACGACATTGATGACACCGACCATACTGAATGCGGCAAACAGTCTCATCGGTCTGTCGAGTCTCCTGTATCTCCACAGGCCCAACAAAGCCGGAACGAATATGCTCCAAACAGCGACCTGTGCCATGATTGGCAGGTTCATGCTTCTATCCTATTTATTGAGAACGCTTGTTCCACAGTAAGGCGGACACGGGATTGTAATGTCACCCAGAACCCCACTGGTCATGTCATTCGCCATGTTGTCAACACCTACGAGAACCATTGTCGAGCCGCCGTCGTCTTTCTGAGCATAGTAGAACCTCACGCCCACACACGCGTTCTGGGAGAGGATCTTGTCAAAAATGCTGCGGCTAAAATACCCCCCCTTGATGGACGGGAGGCGCGGGGAAGTTTGATAATTCTGCACCAGTTTGACAGCTTGATCCAACGTGATGACGTGGTTTTCGTTCCCCGTAAATTGTTGCTGTCTTGCACCCGCAGTGGTAGCGTTCAACGTGATGAGCAGCGTCACGAGTGAGCTCACCAGAGCAACCGCCATCAATGTAAAGAAATTTGATGTTTTAGTTTTCATTGCCGACCTCCGTGTCAAAAAGTGAAGAGAGAATGGATTAGTGCGGAGTCATTCCGCTGAGGAATGGTATCTGGCGCGCGCTTGAAGCACAATACCGAAAACTCGGTATATTGCGAGGAGGCAAAAATGAGGTCGAAAAACCACTTTCGGCCTTTATTCACAGGCGGAAAACCGATTAAGGCATGGGAAAAGTCGGCGTTGGCCCGAGGTCTCTTTTAGAAACCTGCACCCCCGTAGCACTCCTTGAGTCATCGGTGGTAGCCGATAAGCCCATGCTCGGGGCAATGGTTCTTGTTCGATCGGGCAGCTGTGGAAAACTCTCCGCAGGCTAGAAGTTGCTCAGGCGATATGTGAACGTGAGGAGGAAATAGCGATTGAGGTTTTTGGTCTGCTGTTCCTGAATGTACGTGTCCGTGACGGTCTGTCTCACATTCTTGTTTTGACTCAGGACGTCGAAGACCTGGGCCGAGATCTCACCCCGGTTGTCTTGCAGGAATTTCTTGCCAATGGTGATATTCCACAACGTATAACTTTGATTGAAGCCCGTTTCTGATCGCGTGTATATCTGGTTCCGTACATCGGTACGGAAGGTAAACCCTTCCCAGAAGGTCCAGTTGAATCTCAGGTTCGCTGTGTGGGAAAAATAGCGGATATCCATGCTCGCCTGGATCGTGTTCGTGACGTTGTTGAAATTCGCACTGTACCCGAGAGTGAAATCGAGATCGGTGCTGATATTGCTTGAGAGCCCCACACCTTCACTCAGCGTGTAGGTCGTTGCCGTATTCGTCGCGCTGTTGATGAGTGAAGGAGTCTCATTGTAGTTGACGCCGCTGTTCAGATGCACGTTGCATTGGATCCAGCTGATCGGGATGCTATACGTCACGAGGGCGCGGAGGTTTTGCTGTGACCCCAGATTCACCGGTTTCGAGAGCTGTGAACCCTGCTTGAGAACAACCCCTCCTTCGATCGTTGTATCTTTCTGAGCAAGGAGAAGCGAGTTTCCAATATAGTCCTCCGTCGAAGATCCGGAAAGAAGTAAGAAGAAGCTCTGCATGGTCTGAAGGTTTGTGGTGATATACCGGGCGGTAAGCGTATGGGTATAGTATTGCTTTAAATCCGAATTGCCGGCCGTGAGGAGAAGAGGGTTGGAGTTATCAATCGTATTTTCCAACTGGCTAATCGACGGAGCGCTCGTTGCCGTCCGGTAGAGAATCTGGACATTGTTCGTCCGTGTGATTCCAAAGTAGACCGTGGCGTTCGGCAGGATATTGCGATATGCTTTGTCCGTCGTGACCGACTTTGGAAACGTCCGGTCGCCTGTCAACGATGCGCTTTGGTAACCAACACCGAGGGTAGCGCTGAAGGCAGAGTCTCTGTACTGAAACCCGATGTCTGCATGATGGGTCAGATATCCGCTCTGGACCTGGTTGCTCACCGTGGGATCGAAGGAACTGTAGAAATTGCTGCGATAGTCATAGTTATACGACTTTTTGTCGGTCGAATTGTCCGCACGGGAGATGGAATAGTTCAGCTGCGCGAGTCCGCTGGTTCCAACAGGTTCCGTGTACGTGATGTTCGAACCAAAGGTCTGACCGTTTGTCCGTGTGTCCGCAAACTGGTTCAGCGAATCGGCCGTGCGGGTTGCCCCGGTGAAATACACATTGTCCGACTTGAGATAGCGCTCGCTTTTTCTTGTATTCAGGTTCGCAGTTGCCTGGAGTGAAATGGACCGGCCCCTCGTATCAAATTTATGCCTGTAGACGATCGAGTTGGATGAAGTGTACCCATTGACATCCGAGGTATTGAGGGACGCTGACTTGCTTAGCGGAGCTGCCCCTTGCAGCCAATTCAGTCCGTCGAAATTACTGACGGAGTTGTTTGACTGAACATTGAGCCGGGGATTGATGATCACTTCATTCGAAGCATCGATCGTGTATTCAATCCTCATGTTCAGGCGATGGTTGTTGTTCCTCGCGTCGCTGAGATTTGTCTGCCGGTAGTACTGACTGGTGTCGGCTGTAAGGAAATACTGACGGTCGGTAAGCTGATCGTTCTTGTTGTCCGTCAAATTGAAGAAATAATTCCCCTCCACGTTCAAACCAGCCCCCCATGTGTCTGTGTACTGTCCGCCCAGGGCATGCGTTGTATTGATACCATTCTGCTGACCAATGGAGAAATTGTTGTTCATTTGTCCAACTTGTCCGCCGCCACCTCCGCCCCCCGCTCTTCCCCCACCCGCGCCTCCAGAACCTCCTGGTCGTTGCCCGCCTGCACCTGCTCCTCCACGCCCCCCTCCTCCCATCATCCCGCCTCCCCCGCCTCCTCCGAATCCACCGCCAGGACCGCCCCCCATGGCGCCAAGAAAATCCTGGGCCGTGAAGTTCTGCTGATTGATGTTGTTGCTCTGCCCGAGCAGCGTGATGCGTCTCGTCCCCTGAAATACATTCGTATTCGCCGCAGCCTGGTATTTTCCTTCATCGCCGTAGGCTGCGACGAGTCTTCCAAACTGTCCGCGTCGCCTATCTGGGCGCGTGATGATGTTGATCGTTTTCGTCGTCTGGCCGTCGTTGAATCCCGTCAACTCCGACTGATCGCTCATCTTGTCGTAGACCTGAATCTTGTCGATTATTTCCGCCGGCAGGTTTCGAATTGCAAGCATCGGGTCGTCCCCGAAGAATCTTTTTCCATCGACGAAAACCTGTCCGACGTTTTCACCCTGCGCTGTTACCGTGTTGTTCTCGACCGTCACCCCGGGCAATTTCGTGAGTAGATCTTCCGCCGTCGCGTCGAGGTTCAGCTTGAACGCCTTCGAATTGAACTGGACTGTGTCTCCGACCTGGACGACAGGCGGAGCTTCCCCTTTCACAACATACTCGCCCATCAGAATTGAGGTTTGCGTCAACGTCAGCATGCCCATCTCAACGCCGGTGCCGGCAATTGTGACTTTCCTTGTCAAGTCGCGGTAACCGACATACCACA
This genomic window contains:
- a CDS encoding outer membrane beta-barrel protein, which codes for MKNAVILSLIASLACSLGFAQQARLSAAVVDFVSRAPLVSANVSLMNAADTATKRYTSTNAEGKFYFANLTAGSYQLRVWYVGYRDLTRKVTIAGTGVEMGMLTLTQTSILMGEYVVKGEAPPVVQVGDTVQFNSKAFKLNLDATAEDLLTKLPGVTVENNTVTAQGENVGQVFVDGKRFFGDDPMLAIRNLPAEIIDKIQVYDKMSDQSELTGFNDGQTTKTINIITRPDRRRGQFGRLVAAYGDEGKYQAAANTNVFQGTRRITLLGQSNNINQQNFTAQDFLGAMGGGPGGGFGGGGGGGMMGGGGRGGAGAGGQRPGGSGGAGGGRAGGGGGGGQVGQMNNNFSIGQQNGINTTHALGGQYTDTWGAGLNVEGNYFFNLTDNKNDQLTDRQYFLTADTSQYYRQTNLSDARNNNHRLNMRIEYTIDASNEVIINPRLNVQSNNSVSNFDGLNWLQGAAPLSKSASLNTSDVNGYTSSNSIVYRHKFDTRGRSISLQATANLNTRKSERYLKSDNVYFTGATRTADSLNQFADTRTNGQTFGSNITYTEPVGTSGLAQLNYSISRADNSTDKKSYNYDYRSNFYSSFDPTVSNQVQSGYLTHHADIGFQYRDSAFSATLGVGYQSASLTGDRTFPKSVTTDKAYRNILPNATVYFGITRTNNVQILYRTATSAPSISQLENTIDNSNPLLLTAGNSDLKQYYTHTLTARYITTNLQTMQSFFLLLSGSSTEDYIGNSLLLAQKDTTIEGGVVLKQGSQLSKPVNLGSQQNLRALVTYSIPISWIQCNVHLNSGVNYNETPSLINSATNTATTYTLSEGVGLSSNISTDLDFTLGYSANFNNVTNTIQASMDIRYFSHTANLRFNWTFWEGFTFRTDVRNQIYTRSETGFNQSYTLWNITIGKKFLQDNRGEISAQVFDVLSQNKNVRQTVTDTYIQEQQTKNLNRYFLLTFTYRLSNF